One stretch of Eupeodes corollae chromosome 2, idEupCoro1.1, whole genome shotgun sequence DNA includes these proteins:
- the LOC129944372 gene encoding uncharacterized protein LOC129944372 isoform X1 has translation MPKYKQPLLLEDLALKASVVWLSNFGKQFMKDIRILSKHDANEATEILKHFLKTAHDIFEFNVPHYLFDRIGQEVFKTTPKLIDDAKSVLRASSTISEYLSQVNVAVGLGEVLISPYLRHLDFLEVPKMMRHMFYTKLSNLPGIEYLNLSSMSGGWKTSQMEPIVMNGLANMRNLRTLVLNYDCTDTILELLETACPALHTLDVCSSKSITNNSVKYLGNLNSLRVVHLYSTSVNLEGYTRLFIKMPFLQDVGRFDDIGRCLEYVYMTYQSYEPSERPKLQLRVFSSRFVVTKHLQILAELCPEITNVLLFHNPLLNDLMALIAINKLSVLKLLSCDFFGDQVRDVLQVKGCNLTHLHLEHVDQIDMNALIYISQYCPDLKILTFYYCEFIESTSLYMRKLEIPPFMNLEKLTITSACYEQHMEFLMDSCFKIKTIHIGTMASTSDGLIDRILSKNPMQNLDSLNIAFSNGLSIRSAYKLVEVCPNLRMLGELGSWSMINEFELECFKMFISTRNFDLDIQTFAKYSAEPQNSAV, from the coding sequence ATGCCAAAATACAAACAACCACTACTCTTGGAAGATCTGGCATTGAAAGCCTCTGTGGTGTGGCTGAGtaattttggaaaacaattCATGAAAGACATTCGAATACTTTCGAAGCATGATGCTAACGAAGCCAcggaaattttaaaacatttcctCAAAACAGCTCATGACATATTCGAGTTTAATGTGCCTCATTACCTCTTCGATCGCATTGGCCAAGAAGTGTTTAAAACAACACCAAAACTGATTGACGATGCCAAAAGCGTTTTGAGAGCCTCATCAACCATAAGTGAATACCTCAGTCAAGTTAATGTAGCTGTTGGATTGGGAGAAGTATTAATTTCGCCATATCTGCGTCACTTGGATTTTCTGGAAGTTCCCAAAATGATGCGGCATATGTTTTACACAAAGCTCTCCAATTTGCCTGGCATAGAGTATTTGAATTTGAGTTCAATGTCCGGTGGATGGAAGACTTCTCAAATGGAACCCATTGTAATGAACGGGCTAGCAAACATGAGAAATTTAAGAACTTTGGTCCTTAACTACGACTGCACAGACACAATACTCGAGCTTTTGGAAACAGCCTGTCCCGCTTTGCATACATTAGACGTATGCTCGTCCAAGTCAATCACCAACAATAGTGTCAAGTATCTTGGCAATTTGAATAGCTTGCGAGTTGTGCACCTGTACAGTACTTCTGTCAACCTTGAAGGATACACCCGGCTGTTTATAAAAATGCCATTTCTGCAGGATGTCGGAAGATTCGATGACATTGGGCGTTGTTTGGAGTATGTTTATATGACTTACCAAAGCTACGAACCCAGCGAACGCCCAAAATTACAGCTAAGAGTTTTTTCAAGCCGCTTCGTCGTTACAAAGCACTTGCAGATACTTGCTGAACTCTGTCCGGAAATCACAAATGTTCTCCTATTTCATAATCCTCTGCTAAACGATCTCATGGCATTAATAGCCATCAACAAATTATCTGTGCTTAAActgctgtcatgtgatttttttggcGATCAAGTGCGAGACGTTCTGCAGGTGAAAGGTTGTAATCTCACTCATTTACACTTGGAACACGTCGATCAAATCGACATGAACGCATTAATCTACATAAGTCAATATTGTCCAGACCTGAAGATTCTCACCTTCTACTATTGCGAGTTTATTGAAAGTACATCGTTATATATGCGAAAATTAGAAATACCGCCTTttatgaatttggaaaaactaaCAATTACCTCTGCTTGTTATGAACAGCACATGGAATTCCTTATGGATagttgctttaaaataaaaaccatacaTATTGGGACGATGGCTTCGACAAGTGATGGTCTAATCGATAGAATTCTCAGTAAAAATCCAATGCAAAATTTAGATTCACTTAATATTGCCTTTTCCAATGGTCTGTCAATACGAAGTGCTTATAAACTGGTAGAAGTCTGTCCTAATCTGAGAATGCTTGGTGAATTGGGTAGCTGGTCAATGATCAATGAATTCGAATTGGAATGCTTTAAAATGTTCATCTCGACAAGAAACTTCGATTTAGATATCCAGACTTTTGCTAAATATAGCGCCGAACCGCAGAACTCTGCTgtgtga
- the LOC129944372 gene encoding ribonuclease P protein subunit p40-like isoform X2, translating into MLCPEVWKFSTHKKDASFQIGNYDAKAKKSIDRTIQNNSFNQMVSIILPRCETLPEPVEELIKTADFYLIKDLRLSELVRKDFIEAFIKRGRLTGVSLDTGISNDFENKFYITPDGKLRILICKDLYQILGLEGRAVGQTKDRFEITIDLKNNNFPEQPKLYNRIKNALSNPEIEQFDFQLTWESSKIDSNICPSSIAKFFKDSGYKVEQHSIQTQLSRIDNLRIPNGVFADGHIDSVIAHKIAEYFAFIMLECEMDFAEELNSYQPTFNLNFDNQKSKECVVMHCKGLMSSDFVANLLAVLRPPSTDSEFVILNVNSEQVLSHQANTGLAFICLNHRKYFVYTA; encoded by the exons ATGTTATGTCCAGAGGTATGGAAATTTTCAACCCACAAAAAAGATGCGTCCTTTCAAATTGGAAATTATGATGCCAAAGCAAAGAAATCGATTGATAGAACCATTCAAAATAATTCCTTCAATCAAATG GTTTCCATAATATTACCAAGATGCGAAACACTACCAGAGCCTGTAGAAGAGCTTATTAAAACTGCCGATTTCTATTTGATAAAAGAtcttcgtctttccgagcttgTCCGTAAAGACTTTATAGAAGCTTTTATAAAAAGAG GAAGATTGACCGGTGTCTCGTTGGATACTGGAATTTCgaatgattttgaaaacaagttctATATAACTCCAGATGGTAAATTAAGAATCCTAATTTGCAAAGATCTGTATCAAATTCTAGGCCTAGAAGGGCGTGCAGTTGGACAAACAAAGGACCGTTTTG AAATCACCATTGActtgaaaaacaacaattttcccGAACAGCCAAAATTATATAATCGTATCAAAAATGCACTATCCAATCCTGAGATCGAACAATTCGATTTTCAACTTACATGGGAATCTTCAAAAATCGATTCAAACATTTGTCCATCGTCTATTGCGAAATTCTTTAAAGATTCTGGATATAAAGTTGAACAGCATAGCATACAAACACAACTGTCGAGAATTGACAATCTAAGGATACCAAATGGTGTTTTCGCTGATGGCCATATTGATTCTGTAATAGCTCATAAAATTGctgaatattttgcatttattatGCTCGAATGCGAAATGGATTTTGCTGAAGAATTAAATTCATATCAACcaactttcaatttgaatttcgaTAATCAAAAATCGAAAGAATGTGTTGTTATGCATTGCAAAGGGCTTATGAGCTCTGATTTTGTTGCAAATTTATTGGCAGTATTACG gcCACCATCAACAGACTCAGAATTTGTCATACTCAACGTCAATAGCGAGCAAGTGTTATCACACCAAGCCAATACCGGACTtgcatttatttgtttgaatcaTAGAAAATACTTTGTCTACACCGCGTAA